A segment of the Candidatus Saccharibacteria bacterium genome:
AGGCTCTGTACGCTACGCAGATCGGCGCCATTGCTCAATAAATCAGTTGCAAAGCTGTGTCGTAATGTGTGGGGCGTAACGTGCTTGGTGATGCCGGCTTGCTTGGCGTAGCGCTCCACCAAGCGCTGCACACTGCGCACACTGAGCCTAGTGTATTCACCGCTCTCGAGCTCGGATTTACTGCCTGAATAGTGAATGAATAGCGGCTCAAATCCGTCTTTTCGAGCCTCTAGGTAAGTTTTAATGGCTTTGTTGGCGGTTTGACTGACATAAACTGGCCTATCCTTTTGACCCTTGCCTCGCACCGAGAACTCGCCGCGGCCTAAGTGAACATCTTTGCGGTTTAAGCCAACCAGCTCCGATACGCGCAGTCCGGTGGAGAATAGTAGCTCTATAATCGCCCGATCGCGCAGACCGGTGAGCTCAGTAGTATCAATCGTTTCTAGCAATCTACCAATCTCTTCTTCGTTCAAAAAGCTAACCTGGGGGCGTTTGGCCTGAGCTAACTCAATTTTGTCGGCCGGCAGGCTGTTGATATCGCGTCTGGCCAAGTACTTTAGAAACGAACGCAGGGCAATCAGATGATAATTTTGGGTAACCCGAGAGATACCTCGGCCATCTTCACCTTTATAGCGGTTGAGCCATTGGCGCCACTTACTTACGGTGTCAACGCTGATTTTGCTAACTTTTAGGTCGTTGGTAAATTCTAAAAACCGATTGAGGTAAAGCGAATAGTTTTCGATGGTTTTGAGACTCCGACCACGCTCAACCTCGAGATAGTCCAAGAAATCACTCATATACTGCGAGAACATAGCTTTAGCGTAAGCTTAAAAGTCCAGACATGCAAGTCTATTGAAGCAAGCTGGGTTTCCAGGTATAATCGAGGGCTAATCATGAGCAAAATAAAACAAGAATACGATGTTGTGGTGGTTGGGGCTGGCCATGCTGGCTGTGAGGCTGCCATTGCCGCGGCCAAACTAGGCGCCCGAACACTTTTGGTGTCTAAAGACCTTAATAAGGTTGCAACCCTACCCTGCAACCCATCAGTTGGCGGTCCAGGCAAAGGGCACTTGGTGCGTGAGATAGATGCGCTGGGGGGCATAATGGCAAAAGTGGTCGATGCTAGCGCCATTCAAATTAAAGAGCTCAACACCAGCAAAGGCCCCGCCGTACGGGCTTACCGCGCCCAGCTCGACAAGACTCTTTATAACCAGAACATGCTAGCCGAGCTAGAGTCGGCTCTAAACCTTAATTTGCTTGAAGATGAAGTTAAGGCTGTAGAATCTAAAGGTGCTAAGATCCAGGCGGTGGTGACAAGCCAAAACGGACCTATTAAGGCCAGCTCGGTAGTTATCTGTGGCGGCACCTTTTTAAACGGCGAGATTATCTTGGGCGAT
Coding sequences within it:
- a CDS encoding tyrosine-type recombinase/integrase, encoding MFSQYMSDFLDYLEVERGRSLKTIENYSLYLNRFLEFTNDLKVSKISVDTVSKWRQWLNRYKGEDGRGISRVTQNYHLIALRSFLKYLARRDINSLPADKIELAQAKRPQVSFLNEEEIGRLLETIDTTELTGLRDRAIIELLFSTGLRVSELVGLNRKDVHLGRGEFSVRGKGQKDRPVYVSQTANKAIKTYLEARKDGFEPLFIHYSGSKSELESGEYTRLSVRSVQRLVERYAKQAGITKHVTPHTLRHSFATDLLSNGADLRSVQSLLGHANIATTQVYTHVTDPQLRKTHQQFHSGNK